Within the Ensifer canadensis genome, the region TGCCCGGCGACCTGCACTTCCTCACCGTCGGGCGCGACAAGCCTGTCGAGCGCGTCCGCCGGCGCCGCATTCGGCAGGAAGACCACATGCAGCAGATTGGTCTTGGCGTCGGGGAAGGGGGCGTTCTCGGCAACCGTCTGCAGCTGCCTGGCGTTCTGGATCATCACGCCGGGCGCCTTGCCGAGATTCTCGCCAAGCGCAGCATCGAGTTTTGCCGCCGCCTCCGGCGCCGGCAAATCGGAGCGGAACAGCACGTTGCCGCTCTGGATATAGGTCTTCACGTCGTTAAAGCCGAGCCCCTCGCAGATCGCTCTGAGGTCGGCCATCGGCAGCATGCCGGCCCCGCCGACATTGATGGCACGAAGGAGGGCGACGTGAACGGGCATGGTGCGTCTCCTCTTGCATGTTTCCTTAGATCGTATCCGACCTAAGGCTAAAACATGCAACCATTCAAAGTGCGACAGCGACTTTTGTGCGTCTGAAACGACGCACGGCGCTGTAGGTTTTACATTCTGCCGGCGACCTTGATGGCGAAGGCATACTCGAAGGCGATCTCTTCAAGTCGCTGGAAGCGGCCGGAGGCGCCGCCGTGGCCGGCGTCCATGTTGGTCTTCATCAGGATCGGCTCAACGCCCGTGGTCTTTTCGCGCAGGCGGGCGACCCATTTCGCCGGTTCCCAATAGGTCACGCGCGGGTCGGTCAAGCCGCCGAGCGCAAGGATTGCAGGGTAGGGTTTTGCCCCGACATTGTCGTAGGGCGAATAGCCGGCGATGATGTCGTAGAACTCAGGGCTGTCGATCGGATTGCCCCATTCCGGCCATTCCGGCGGGGTCAGCGGCAGGGTGTCGTCGAGCATGGTGTTGAGCACGTCGACGAAGGGCACCGCGGCGATGATGCCGGTGAATTTTTCCGGAGCCATGTTGGCGATGGCGCCCATCAGCATGCCGCCGGCCGATCCGCCTTCGGCGACGATGTTCGCGTAGGACGTGAACTTCTCCTGATTCAGATAGTCAGCGGCGGCGATGAAGTCCTTGAAGGTGTTGGTCTTCTTGGCCATCTTGCCGTCCTCATACCAGGAGAAGCCCCGGTCCTTGCCGCCGCGGATATGGGCGATGGCATAGACGAAGCCACGGTCGGCGAGCGACAGGCAGTTGGTATTGAAGCCGGCAGGAATGGTGATGCCATAAGCGCCGTAGCCATAGAGCAGGCACGGTGCCGAACCGTCGAGCGGCGTATCCTTACGATAAAGCAACGTCACCGGCACCTTCGTTCCATCCCAGGACGGCGCGAAGACGCGGCGGGTGACATAGTCGTCGGGATTGTGCCCTGATGGTACTTCCTGTGTCTTGAGCAGCGTGCGCTTACGCGTCGCCATGTCATAGTCGAAGAGCTGCGACGGCGTCGTCATCGACGAATAGGAAAAGCGGATGACGTCGGTGTCGTATTCGGCAGCGCCGGAGAGCCCAAGCGAATAGGCTTCCTCGGCAAAGGCGATCGCGTGCTCTTCGCCGGTCTTGCGGTCGCGGATGACGATTTCCGGCAGACCGTCGCGGCGCTGCAGCCAGACGAGGTGGCGGGCATAGGCCATGTGGCTGAGGATCAGCGTACCCGGCCTATGGGCCACGACCTCGCGCCAGTTCTCCTTGCCCGGTGCTTCCACCGGCGCTTCCATGATCTTGAAATCCTTGGCGCCGTCGGCATTGGTGAGGATGTAGAAGACGTCGCCGCCTTCGGTCATGGCATATTCGAGACCGATGACGCGACCGGCGACCAGCTTCGGCTCGGCCGTGAGATCCTTGGTCGAAAGCAGGCGATACTCGCTGGTCTCGTGGTCGTTGATGTCGATGTAGATGAAGTCGTCGAGGAGCGATCCGCCGACCGACATGAAGAAACCTGGGTCCTTTTCTTCATAGACCAGCCGATCGTCCGCCTGGGGCGTACCGAGCACGTGGTGGAAGATCTTCGACGGACGGTGGTTGTCGTCAAGCACGGTGTAGAAGAAGCTCTTGCCATCAGGCGCCCAGGCGCCGCCGCCGCCGGTGTTCTCGATCACGTCGGCAAGATCCTCGCCGGTCGAAAGGTCGCGCACCTTCAGCGTGAAATATTCCGATCCCTTGTCGTCGTACCCCCAAAGGCCGCGGCTGTGGTCGGTCGAGTGGTCGAGGCCCGCAAGGCGGAAATAGGACTTGCCTTCGGCTTCCTTGTCGCCGTCAAGCAGCACCTGCCGGATGGTCTCGTCCTTATTGTCGGCGTCGCGCGGGATGCGGAAGTAACGCGGCTGCTCGCCGCCGGTTACGTAGAGGCTGCCATAGGCAAAGGGGCCATCTTTCACCGGTATCGAACTGTCGTCTTCCTTGATGCGGCCGCGCATCTCGGCAAACAGCGTCTTCTGCAGCGCCTTGGTGTCGTCCATCGCCGCGTTCATGTAGGCGTTTTCGGCCTCCAGATGCTTGCGGATGTCAGGGTTGAGGATCGAGGGATCCTTGAACATTGCCTGCCAGTTGTCGTCCCGCAGCCAAGCGTAGTCGTCGGTGCGGGTGATGCCGTGGCGCGTATCGGTCACCGGCTTTTTCGCGGCGACGGGAGCTTCGGGCAGGTTCTTGAAAACGGACAAGGCGTGTCTCCGGGATTTATGCGGCGGGAGACAATGAGATAGAGAGCCCGGCTGCGACGATCAA harbors:
- a CDS encoding DUF1697 domain-containing protein, with the protein product MPVHVALLRAINVGGAGMLPMADLRAICEGLGFNDVKTYIQSGNVLFRSDLPAPEAAAKLDAALGENLGKAPGVMIQNARQLQTVAENAPFPDAKTNLLHVVFLPNAAPADALDRLVAPDGEEVQVAGHEIYVHYPGGSGRSKLKLPALKPGTARNLNTVRKLAEMAQTMEDDKD
- a CDS encoding S9 family peptidase, coding for MSVFKNLPEAPVAAKKPVTDTRHGITRTDDYAWLRDDNWQAMFKDPSILNPDIRKHLEAENAYMNAAMDDTKALQKTLFAEMRGRIKEDDSSIPVKDGPFAYGSLYVTGGEQPRYFRIPRDADNKDETIRQVLLDGDKEAEGKSYFRLAGLDHSTDHSRGLWGYDDKGSEYFTLKVRDLSTGEDLADVIENTGGGGAWAPDGKSFFYTVLDDNHRPSKIFHHVLGTPQADDRLVYEEKDPGFFMSVGGSLLDDFIYIDINDHETSEYRLLSTKDLTAEPKLVAGRVIGLEYAMTEGGDVFYILTNADGAKDFKIMEAPVEAPGKENWREVVAHRPGTLILSHMAYARHLVWLQRRDGLPEIVIRDRKTGEEHAIAFAEEAYSLGLSGAAEYDTDVIRFSYSSMTTPSQLFDYDMATRKRTLLKTQEVPSGHNPDDYVTRRVFAPSWDGTKVPVTLLYRKDTPLDGSAPCLLYGYGAYGITIPAGFNTNCLSLADRGFVYAIAHIRGGKDRGFSWYEDGKMAKKTNTFKDFIAAADYLNQEKFTSYANIVAEGGSAGGMLMGAIANMAPEKFTGIIAAVPFVDVLNTMLDDTLPLTPPEWPEWGNPIDSPEFYDIIAGYSPYDNVGAKPYPAILALGGLTDPRVTYWEPAKWVARLREKTTGVEPILMKTNMDAGHGGASGRFQRLEEIAFEYAFAIKVAGRM